From a single Lolium rigidum isolate FL_2022 chromosome 7, APGP_CSIRO_Lrig_0.1, whole genome shotgun sequence genomic region:
- the LOC124679459 gene encoding AAA-ATPase At3g50940-like: MDQLPLTTVAGSLEGGGRVVDTYKRALATAASVAAYAMLARGMARELLPEELRAAVRWGAAFVRARLGAGDKERHTIVIRRQFDTGCYSENHLFDAARAYLATKIDPRAMRRLCLARSRHKEPDGSSSWSTLLCMDDGGSTTDAFEGVEFRWTSIETGGDDGKKGKGHRTPRETLELSFDAEHTDTALERYVPFIMSTAEQLQRLDRALKIFMNEGRSWHGINHHHPATFDTLAMGSALKRAVIDDLDRFLKRKEYYRRIGKAWKRGYLLHGPPGTGKSSLVAAMANYLRFNLYDLDLSEVRLNSALQRLLIAMPNKSILVIEDIDCCFDAMSREDPKMLVSADAYNSSDSSDDDGHTGAHKQQNVTLSGLLNFIDGLWSTTGEERIIVFTTNYKDRLDPALLRRGRMDMHIYMGFCCWEAFKTLARNYHLVDDHVLFPEIQELLAAVEVTPAEVSEMLLRSEDADVALRVLTEFLHNKRRKARKEETEIKNDEVEKAM, translated from the coding sequence ATGGATCAATTACCACTCACCACCGTGGCCGGGTCGCTGGAAGGAGGCGGGAGGGTGGTGGACACGTACAAGAGGGCGCTGGCCACGGCGGCATCCGTGGCCGCGTACGCCATGCTGGCGCGCGGCATGGCCAGGGAGCTCCTCCCAGAGGAGCTGCGCGCCGCGGTGCGCTGGGGTGCCGCGTTCGTGCGCGCCCGCCTCGGCGCCGGCGACAAGGAGCGCCACACCATCGTCATCCGCCGCCAGTTCGACACCGGCTGCTACAGCGAGAACCACCTCTTCGACGCGGCGCGCGCCTACCTGGCCACCAAGATCGACCCGCGCGCCATGCGCCGCCTCTGCCTCGCGCGCTCCCGCCACAAGGAGCCCGACGGTAGCAGCAGCTGGAGCACGCTCCTGTGCATGGACGACGGGGGCTCCACCACCGACGCCTTCGAAGGGGTCGAGTTCAGGTGGACGTCCATCGagaccggcggcgacgacggcaagaAGGGAAAGGGCCATCGGACCCCACGCGAGACCCTGGAGCTCAGCTTCGACGCCGAGCACACCGACACGGCGCTCGAGCGGTACGTGCCCTTCATCATGTCCACCGCGGAGCAGCTGCAGCGGCTGGATCGCGCGCTCAAGATCTTCATGAACGAGGGCCGTTCGTGGCACGGCATCAACCACCACCACCCGGCCACCTTCGACACGCTTGCCATGGGCTCGGCACTGAAGCGGGCCGTCATCGACGACCTCGACCGTTTCCTCAAGCGCAAGGAGTACTACCGCCGGATCGGCAAGGCTTGGAAGCGCGGGTACCTGCTCCACGGCCCGCCTGGGACCGGAAAGTCCAGcctcgtcgccgccatggccaactACCTCCGCTTCAACCTCTACGACCTCGACCTCTCAGAGGTGCGCCTCAACTCGGCGCTCCAGAGGCTGCTCATTGCCATGCCTAACAAATCCATCCTCGTCATAGAGGACATCGATTGCTGCTTCGATGCCATGTCCAGGGAAGACCCCAAGATGCTGGTGTCCGCAGACGCCTACAATTCATCCGACTCCTCGGACGACGACGGCCACACGGGAGCTCACAAGCAGCAGAACGTAACGCTGTCCGGGCTTCTCAACTTCATCGATGGGCTATGGTCAACGACCGGCGAGGAACGCATTATCGTCTTCACCACCAACTACAAGGACCGCCTCGATCCGGCGCTGCTACGGCGGGGACGAATGGACATGCACATCTACATGGGCTTCTGCTGCTGGGAGGCATTCAAGACATTGGCCCGGAACTACCACCTCGTCGACGACCACGTTCTGTTCCCGGAGATTCAAGAACTGCTTGCAGCGGTGGAGGTCACGCCGGCCGAGGTTTCCGAGATGCTGCTGCGCAGCGAGGATGCCGACGTCGCACTACGTGTTCTCACAGAGTTCCTCCACAACAAGAGACGCAAAGCTAGAAAAGAGGAAACAGAAATCAAGAACGACGAAGTTGAGAAAGCAATGTAG